A window of Chiloscyllium plagiosum isolate BGI_BamShark_2017 chromosome 2, ASM401019v2, whole genome shotgun sequence genomic DNA:
tcttggattacccagaatcctctttatgttgaaatttgaattcagcaggAGAAAGGGCTGGGTCTATGGTGACCATGCAACAACAATGATTGCTCTCAAACCCCATCtaatttactaatatcctttacaGAAGATTATtagccttccttacctggtctggcctacacgtagctccagatccacagcaatgtggttgactcttgactgtcctctaggcagttagggatgggcaataaatattagccTTGCTAGTGACACCCCACATCCCATAaaccaataattttaaaaagttttatcaATCAGCAATACTAAAGCAAACCAGGTTTGTATCATGCTCTAATGTAATAAGGGGTACAttaggttccaagcaatcgattatGATagggggactctctagtcagaggcacagacagacatttctgcagccagcagtgaaaaatcagaatggtgcattgcctccctggtgccaggatcaaggatgtctcagagagggtgcagaatgttctcaagggagagagggaccagcgaggtcattgtacacattggaattaacgacattggaagagaaaaggatgagatgctGAAGGGAGAATTTcagaagttaggcaggaatttaaaaaggaggtcctcgagggtagtaatatctggattactcctggtgctacgagctagtgagggtagaagtaggaggatacagcaggtgaatgcatggctgaggagctggtatatgggagaagggttcacatttttggatcattggaatctcttctggggtagaagtgacctgtacaagaaggaggaATTGTACCTGATTTGGgaggaactaatatactggcagggagatttgctacagatgcttgggaggatttaaactactaagatgggggtgggggtgggggtggggggaccagcgagatagtgaggaaagaaatcaatctgagactggcacagttgggaaaaggagcgagtcaaacagtcagggcaggcaggaacaaagcagagaacaaggtttaactgataaattaaactgcatttacttcaatgcaagagggcaaACAGGGGGGCAAGACAGGAGggaaagtggcatttttgataagggatagcattactgctgtactgagggaggatattcctggaaatacatccagggaagctatttgggtggaactgagaaataagaaagggatgatcaccttagtAGGATTGTCCTGTAgacaccctaatagtcagagggaaatgaagaaacaaatctttaaggagatttcaattatctgtaggaataatagggtggttatggtaggggaaatttaactttccaaacatagactggggctgccatagcgttaagggtttagatggataggaagtgttatgggtgtacaagacaattttctgattcagtatgtggatgtacctacaaggtacaaaacctgacctactcctgggaaataaggcagggcaggtgactgaggtgtcagtgggggagcactttggggccagcgaccataattctattagatttaaaatagcgatggaaaaggatagaccagatctaaaagatgaagttctaaattggaggaaggctaaatttgacagtattaggtaagaactttcaaaagctgattgggtgcaggtgttcgcaggtaaagggacagctggaaaatgggaagccttcagagatgagataacgagaatccagagaaagtacattcctgtcagggtgaaaggaaaggctggtaggtgtaggcaatgctggatgatgaaagaaattgaaggtttggttaagaaaaagaaggaagcatatgacaggatagatcgagtgaatccttagaagagtataaaggcaataggagtatacttcagaggggaatcaggagggcaaaacagggacatgacataactttggcaaatagggttaaggacatccaaagggattttataaatgcatcaaggaaaaaaaagagaaactagggccactcaaagatcagcaagacagtctAAGTGTGGAGCCACATGAGACGGGGGATACCAAATGagtttttgcatcagtatttactgaggagaaggacatggaaaattatggaatgtggggaaatagatgatgacatcttgaaaaatgtccatattacagttggatgccttgaaacgcataaaagtagataaatccccaggacctgatcaggtgtaccctggaactctgtgggaagctagggaagtaattgctgggccccttgctgagatatttggatcatcgatcgtcataggagaggtcccagaggaatggagattggctaatgtggtgccactatttaagaaggtgaTAAGGAAAACCCAAGGATCTATTGACCGgcaagcctgacatcagtggtgggcaagttgttggagagaatcctgagggacaggatgtacatgtgtttggaaaggcaaggactgattggggatagtaaACGTGGcattgtgtgtggaaaatcatctCTCACgcacttgattgagtgttttgaagaagtaacaatgaggattgatgagggcagtgcagtagacgtgatctatatggacttcagtaaggcgcttaacaaggttcctcattggagactgttagcaaggttagatctcaagaaATACAGGGcaaactagccacttggatacagaaatggctcaaaggtagaagacagagggtggtggtggagggttgcttttcagactgtgacctgtggagtgccacaaggatttgtgctgggtccactgcttttcatcatttatataaatgatttggatgtgaacataggaggtatagttagtaagtttgcagatgccaccaaaattagtggtgaagtggacatcaaagaaggttacttcagagtacggAGGgttattgatcagatgggccaatgaggtgaggagtggcagatgggattttttttaagatgaatgcaatgtgctgcattttggaaaaacaaattagagcaggacttttacacttaaatggtaaggtcctggggagtgttgctgaacaaagaccttggcgtgcaggttcatagctccttgaaagtagattcgcaggtagaaaggatagtgaaaaaggcttttagtgtgctttctggattagtggtgctggaagagcacagcagttcaggcagcatccaaggagcttcgaaatcgacgtttcgggcaggaataaaggcagtgagccgggagcgtggagagataagctagaggagggtgggggtggggagaaagtagcatagagtacaataggNNNNNNNNNNNNNNNNNNNNNNNNNNNNNNNNNNNNNNNNNNNNNNNNNNNNNNNNNNNNNNNNNNNNNNNNNNNNNNNNNNNNNNNNNNNNNNNNNNNNNNNNNNNNNNNNNNNNNNNNNNNNNNNNNNNNNNNNNNNNNNNNNNNNNNNNNNNNNNNNNNNNNNNNNNNNNNNNNNNNNNNNNNNNNNNNNNNNNNNNNNNNNNNNNNNNNNNNNNNNNNNNNNNNNNNNNNNNNNNNNNNNNNNNNNNNNNNNNNNNNNNNNNNNNNNNNNNNNNNNNNNNNNNNNNNNNNNNNNNNNNNNNNNNNNNNNNNNNNNNNNNNNNNNNNNNNNNNNNNNNNNNNNNNNNNNNNNNNNNNNNNctcctctagcttatctctccacactccaggctcactgtctttattcctgatgaagggcttttgcccgaaacatcgatttcgaagctccttggatgctgcctgaactgctgtgctcttccagcaccactaatccagaatctggtttccagcatctgcagtcattgtttttaccttttagtgtgctttgctttattggtcaaagcattgagtataggaattgggaagtcatgttgcggctgtacaggacattagttatgccaattttggaatattggtatttcctatcagaaggatgttgtgaatacttacaaggattttgccagggttggaggattggagcttttggaagaggctgaataggctgcggctgatttcactggagtgtcggagactgaggggtgactttacggaggtttataaaattgtgtgggccatggataggataaatagacaaagtcttttccctggggtgggggagtccagaactagagggcataggtttagggtgagaggggcaagatataaaagagacctaaggggcaactttctcacgcagagggtggtacgtgtatgaaatgagctgccagaggaagtggtagaggctagtacatttaaaaggcatctggatggatatatgaataggaagggtttcaagggacaaatgctggcaattgggtctcgattaagttaggatatctggttggcatggacgagttggacaaaggatctgtttccatgctgtacttctctatccCAGGAAAGGGCAGGATGTACTGAAGAGGTGAGGTAGCAAGAGAGATGAAGGGTCACTGACTCAACATTTTAACTCTGagctctcaacagatgctgcctgaccagctgtataTTACTGGAACTTCTTGTTTTTAATCCTGTGCAGTATACTGTTTTATAATAGTCAACTCTAAAGATTGATAGCATTAAGCTCATCCAGGATATTGTTTTAGATTTAAGAAATTGGAAAACAAAGGGCCAGATTGCCGAAAATGATAGACACAAAAATCTATTATGCAAGGGAGAGAGACATTTTTACAAGGTTAAAACACTAAAATACATACCCTGGGATTTTATGTGATAGGCCATTAGTAGACGTCCCAGCAGCTACACTTCCAGTCTTGTCAATCACAACCATTCCTAATTTCAAAAATCAACAATCAACCATGAATCCTCAACTCCTGAGAGTTGCACAAAGTACTTTCATCTTAAATATCTCCAAAACATtccaatatatatataaaacttaTCAAAATAAAAGACTTACCAATGGTGTCATGGTTATGAATATTGCCAAGCTGTGCTGGTATTCTGTTCTGTTTGGACAGTGGCGTCTTCATTGGTTTGTATGGCCCACAGGAAGTTTCTGCATACGGTACAACATTCTGTGAAAATCAAAATGTCTTTCCATAGAATTAGATGACATTGTAAACTTCTCCTTTCATACCTTATAAGCATCTAAAATATTTGCCCTTCACTTGAAGTCAGACTCACTTTCCAGAAATTAGGTTGGCATCTTTGGTTCAGCCAGTCTGCATGCATGGACAGAGATTTGTTTGTTGTTAAATCTTCACTTGGGAAACCCATATTCTGAGCAAATTCTGAAGctgttgaaaaaaaattgtttttttatcATGAACCGTTTAGCTATCCAAGTGCATGAAACAATAAAAGCTAAATAAATTCTATATTACTGTTGTCATAATCTTCTAATTCACTGCCTTTTAGACACTTAATATAAAGTGGAGGAAGTTATGCTGTACAAACCCCTGGTCAGATAAGGAGGTGTAGAAGCAGTATTCCTTAGGGAGGTTAATTGGCTTCAGAGGAAGGACAGCACAATTATTTAACAGAATGATGGCTGGACTCCAAATTCTACACTGATAAATTAGACAAATGAGATTTCCCTGAAAtttagaaattcacaaagtgatctgtttgaagtttgtgaTGTAAAGGAGAATGGATGGGGTAGATAGGAGAGAAAACGTAGTTGTACTAGTTGGGAGGTGCAGGATGAGGGGGCTCAAAATTTGAACTGGGGTTTTCGGGGGTGAAGTTAGGAAACACCTCTAGACACAAACAACGTTGGTAGTTTAGAATTCTTTATCCCTACAATTTGAGTCCAGGACTACCACTAACTCTGAGGTAACGTTACATAGGAACACTAGTTTATTGAGACATTTTCAACTGAGGACTTCATAGGATTAtgcaaaagcaaaattaaaaaacaaaatctcagCTATGGGTATTTCTCACAAGCTGAAAAAAACATCACATTCCTGAATTTCTAAACTGGAGCTTGTTTATCTTCTTTGGTTGATATAATCCCATAAATTCTACGGGTGGGCCTCAAAAATTGTTTCAGAAGGAATCATGATGATAGAAATGAAAGTTAATTAACCTCAGATACACTGAAAACCCAAAAAGGTTCCAAATTCAAAAACTAAAAACCCAAAtgtacagaaaaaaattaaatctatACAAAGTTCACAATCTGTATCACCCGCCAGTTAGTTTTTCCGATCTAATATTTATCCTCGAGTGTCTCAGAATAGCCAGCAACTTTCATTTGTGGACCTTACTGTGCATGTTTCTCAAATTGTCAAGGAAATTTGCAAGGTCAAGAAAGGTATCTGTAATAAACAGctaccatttttttcccttcaaaCAACAAGGACTGAGATTTACCTGATTCTCCCACCAACAATGAATGACTGGTGTGTTCCATCACTGCTCGAGCAAGACGAATCGCACTTTTAATCCTTCGAAGCTGCCCAACTCCTCCAGCCTCCATTGTATCACTGAAGAAGTTTTAAAATATGGGCAGTGATCAATATCAGTTGTTGAGAACATGCATGATTTTCACTCTCCTACATTCTCGCACTGGCTTTGATTTCAAGTACTGTACGTTGTGATCAAATTTACGAAAGAATAATTTCAAAATCAACTCGCAATGCAAAATCTAGTGAACAAATCACCTAAACAGAGGGCTAACTGCCCAACTCTCTTTCTCAGGTATGTCCATGTCTTGAAAAGGTAGCCCACAGAGTCCATTGTTACACTCAAGACCTTTTCTGGCTGATGGGCACCACAGGGACTGGAATGCATGTGCAGACTCCAAAAATCACATTTTGATTTGAATCAGTAAATACCATTTAGAACTTCCTTTAGTTACAGTGCCCCTTTAAGGGCATTAATTTTGGTTTATTTGTTCATagcatttcaaaacaaaagagaaattatCACACTATTCTAAAGGGCCCTGTGGCTGTGGCAGTCTCCCTATCTCAAGACTAGAAGGTTCAAGTTCATGTAGCACCTTAGGCTGTGACAGTGTCATATCACATTCAAAtagtttttttgaaaagaaaaaagtcacctaatcagaaactgaactggagaaGCCAAACACTCAATACTGTAACTACTAGAACAGATGAAAGACAGAGTatagactccccaaagcctgtcaactGTCTGTAAGGTAATAGTCTGGAATGTGGTGGAATTACCCCCcctttgcctggatgaatgcagctccaataacactcgaGCAGGTTACAGAACAGGtaatttgattggcaccccattttCCATCTtaaacactcactcccttcatcactggtGTACTGTAGCTTCAGTGTGTACCAGCTGCAAGAATCACTGCAGAATCTCAGCAAAGTTCCTTTGACAGAATCTTCCAAACCTTGATCTTAAAACCTCTTAAGCCTGACAGACAAGGGAACCAGGCACTTGGGAACTCAGCCACACACAAGTTCCCAGATCATGTGACATCTGGATTTCGAAttctatcaccattccttcattgtcgctgggtagTGATTCACAACAATGTTCAAAAGCAAGCAGAGATTGGCAATGACTTGACAATGATGCTCATATTCTGTGAATACAAAACGATGAAACAAAAAGTGCCCATTATTGGCCCAACAGAGATTCCTTGTTTGAACCTCCCTCGTAGACAGTAGACAGCATAGTCCTGCTAAGCGTATATACAATGTAGTCACTTGTTCTGCAAGTAGAAGATGATGGCCCAAAGTATTATTGTGGCCTTGAATCACAGACCAGGACTAGAGCATATCAACCAACGCACTAAGATCTTCAGGAGACACTGTGTTTCTCCAAGAAATTAGAGGTCACATGTTAGCTTTCTCACATTCGTAGGAAATTGTACATAGAGGCTGGCATGATAAAAAGATCACTGCACATTTGATTTGAAAAGCAGCTTTGTTAAGTAGATATATTTCCCTAGTATGCTATAATAGTCAGGAATATGACCTACCCATTCATAATCATGGCATCTAATGTTGTCTCCCCATGCTCATCCGGGTTTCCTCCGTAACCCACAGTACCTCGACACTGGTCGATCTCACATCGACTGCAACCATCCTCTACTGCATCCAATGCAGAGCCTCCAGACTGAAGTGTGTTCCATGctaaatcaaataaaaacaaacataaacGTTTGAGCCTTGTGGATACGGCAGGGGAATGGAACGGAATTgatatggaatgccctgccagtagcagtggtggactctccttcattatgggcatttaaacgtgcattggatagtcatatggaggATAgcgggctagtgtaggttaggtgggcttggatcggcgcaacattgagggccaaagggcctgtactgcgctgtattcttctatgttctatatagccATCATGGATAAATCttaattatacaataaatggcagaacctttaggaGCATCGACATACggagggatctgggcatacaggtctacaaagtggcgtcacaggtggataaggtggtcaacaaggcagtgaagaaggcatacagcatacttACCTTCATCAGCCATGGAAGCGATGATAAAGCTTTGCAAGTTGTGATAGAGTTGTATGAAAATTAAGTTGAgcacatttggaatacagtgtgcaattctggtttgattctaccagaaggacgtggatgctttggagagggtgcagagaaggtttactttaTGCTGCCTGCTCTGGAGGGTTTTAGGTATGAAGAGTGGTTGGATAAAGTCATATTATTTTGTCTGATAGAAGACGGCAGAGCGTTCAATAGAGGATGGCAGAGAGACTTCGCCGAGGAGCGTGCACAAACTCTTGGGTGGAGTGCATTGCCAAAATGAAGCAGAAATTGGTCTTTTGCGAGCATTGCTCCCACTCCATTGTTTGGTCAAAcatggtcatcaggtgtgaggacTCTCTCTAAAATGGCGCTGTTTCAGTCATCTGAACCATCTTCTATTTCCTCTGGAAGTCTAAGATAGACTGGGTCTGCAAGGACTCCaagtacaaaactctggataaaGGGGGAAAAAGAACATATCCAATGTTGCTTGCATCCTGATGGccatctttgtgtgtggctgcatcaagttgTGAGTAGACCCTCGATATACAAACACTAACTGTCACTCTGTACTgaagttctacctgtccccagtgttgtaaaggatgggactggcctcgCTGCCATGCAATGTTCCAAGTAGTTGGACAGTTCTGTATCatctgtcctttgtggagaaatttgcaaagtaaagcacctttgaccacaagtccatccgGAAGTGATTAGCTCGTGGCGTCCTTGAGACACTGAGGGAAAAGAAGAGGGTGAATTCTGTTGTGTGTTTCCATGAGCAGACTGTCAaattcatttggcagaatgcttcaTCACCAGAAACAAGCACCAGGCCATCGTTTggatggtggtgagaagggcacgaCCTGTGAGGTCCTTCATGAACACCATGTCAATCTATGCCACCGCACGCTGCCCCTTGAAgccggggttggggggagggggtggtgctggTTGCAACTGGCACACATTACCTTCTAGAATGTGCATTTGCAAAGGAAGGCTGAGGGAAGATGCAGTGTTTTTCGTTAAGTGGGGTCTTCcggctgaaggtaaatgggggtccgttcagttatcagaccctcctagTGCCTCAAATATCTGGAAATATTAATATTGTATGTATAAGAGAGGTCTACAACTGTACAGAACCAAGCCATATTTGTGacaatgtatatatatatatatataaaaggagattcttttatgaataaagcatatttttcaaataaaaaaaaattctgggagAAGTCAGCTCACTCACCACGACTGATCAGCGGAGTGAGCAAGAACATTCACATCCCATTCACCCCCCTCCCAGTGATAAGCAGGAGGAAGGACAGCAGAGAGACTTCACTGAGGAGCATTCTGAGAGAAGTCGACCCACTCACCATGAGGTGAGGAGCCGTTATCAGGCAAGTCCCCATTTAACATGTGGGAATTGCTTAAAGACCAGTTGATGAGAGTTCAGCATGTTCCAATAAGGAGGAAGACAGGGGTGGCAAAGTAAAGGACCATTGGATAATGAGGGACATTATGAATTTAGCCAGAAGAAGGAAAGAAGCATATTGCAAGGTTTAGGCAGCTAAAATCGACTGAGCCCATCAGGAATAAAATGagagcaggaaagaactcaagcagggaatttggagagcaagaaggggttatgaaatgaccttggcaagtaggattaaagagaatcccaaggcattctagaCATGCATTAAACACaggaggataactagggagaagatgggaccactcaaggataaagaacttgtgcttggaggcagaggatttgGTTGAAATCCTAAAAGAGTATTTTGTGTCGATATTCACTCaggagaaggaaatggaggatagtgagatttgtgtggagagttcaaatatactacagtactttgagatcaagaaagaagtggtgttgggagtcttgaagagcattaaggtggataagtccccagggcccgatggtatctaccccaggttatttgAGAGGCaggggaggagattgctggggccttgaccaagatctttgtaccTTCATCACCaatggctaatgttgttcctctattcaagaagggaaatagagataatccaggaaactaagACCGATGAGTCTCAcatcggtggttgggaagctattggatagaattcttagggataggatgtATGCACATTCGgaaaaagcatggcctaattagggacagtcagcatggctttgtgcaggacagGTCATGcgtactaacttgattgaattttttgaggaggccACAAAGGTAATCAATgtaggtagagcagtgaatgttgtctgcatggattttaggaaggatttcaacaaggtccctcatggtaggctggtccagaagattaaaatGCACAGGATTCATGGAGACTTTCCCACATTTATTTAGAATTGGCTTACCCATAGAAGGCAAAGGATAGTGGTGAAAGAGTATCTTTCAGCCTGcaagtctgtgactagtggtgctcCTCACagatctgctgtttgtgatatatgtaaatgacttggatggaagTGTAGATGGGTGGGTATTGGAGCTGCCCCTATTTTTAAGAGACACAAATGGCCAGAATTTAAAAAGCCTGCTTCAAGTAAAAATAATAATGCCTTTGAAAAGGGAGTTATTCCGAGACATTGCATCAAACACGAAAGACATAGATTCAAGGCAGAATGTTTAAAGAAATGAGCAAGACAAGTACCTTTTTACACATTGTGCCTGGAACACAATGCCAAGGGagggaataaaagcagagagacAATAGCAACATTTCAGAAGCGTTGTTGTCAGACACATAaacaggcagggaacagagggacacagaccatgtacaggcaggtgggattagattagaatgACATTAAGGTTGGCACAGAgctggtgggctgaagggcctattcttgtgctgtgctgttctatgttctcagtcGAGagtctggcgctggaaaagcatagcaagtcaggcatcatccgaggagcaggagaatcgacatttcaggcagaggTCTTTCATGAGGAATGTTCTAACGTTAGAAGGCCTCTCTGTTTTAATGCTGCATAGACAGTATCCCAGAGCACCAATTCAGGTCTACCTCAGTATCCAGCAggcctaaggctgtgccctcgactTTCCATGGTCAGCTCTCACCAATTCATCTGCCTCCCACCTGAGCTGGAGCACGGAATTTGATAATGCCATCAATTCAAGTGGGcgttaaaaaaaattccatgaCACAAttttgaagaacaggagaattgctGAATCTCTGCCATTATTTATTCCTCAGTTTCACTTCCAGCTGGTTATCTGGACATGGTTGTACCCAGTTGTACGATCTTTCTGTGCACAGTTTGACTTGTGTTACAGCTCTGATTGAAGATGTCTTTCATGGATGGAAAGCATGGCCTAGATGGCTCGTTTCTACACACTTTTCTTACCTCTTGATAGGTATGAGCATAGATGACAAACTATTATCAAAACCACCTCTGGAATACTTCACGACTCTGTCCTGCCCCAACTTATCCCTTGCTGAAACCCTCTCATCAATGCCCATGTTATCTCTAGACTTGGCTTTCCAACATACTCCTAGTTGGGACTCCCACGTTCTAACTTCTCTCAATCGGAGATCACCAAAACTCTGCCCCTGACCTATCCTGCTCCAGGATGGGTTTCCCTATCACCCCCATGCTCCCATATTCTCCATGGTTTTTGCCCCTTCCTGATGTTGGAATGTCATCTAACTCCCCTCTTTAACTCTGAGCTCTTGagctccacaaccacttgatgaaggagcagcgctccgaaagctagtgcttccaattaaacctgttggactataacctggtatagtgtgatttttaactttgtacaccccagtccaataccaaatcacatccacaacaagctttcttggactcttcacgtggACGCACTGgatacaaaggcccaacaacttctcttcttcctcaggcagctgagaaaatttgacatgacggcgaatacccttgccaacatttGTAGGTggtcatcgagagcattctgtctggatgtatcactacctggtatgacaactgtaccatttaagatcggagacggttacagagagtggtgaactcagcccggacaattacaaaggccaacatcccgtctatagaatccatctaccaggcccgttgtcaaggaaaagccgccagcattctcaaagatccatcccatcctggcaatgtttttctacaacctctaccatcggggagaaggtacagaagcctgaacacatgcaccagctggtttcgaagcagtttctaccctcctgttgttaga
This region includes:
- the LOC122557309 gene encoding N(4)-(Beta-N-acetylglucosaminyl)-L-asparaginase-like isoform X2, translated to MAWNTLQSGGSALDAVEDGCSRCEIDQCRGTVGYGGNPDEHGETTLDAMIMNGDTMEAGGVGQLRRIKSAIRLARAVMEHTSHSLLVGESASEFAQNMGFPSEDLTTNKSLSMHADWLNQRCQPNFWKNVVPYAETSCGPYKPMKTPLSKQNRIPAQLGNIHNHDTIGMVVIDKTGSVAAGTSTNGLSHKIPGRVGDSPIVGAGAYADSTAGAAAATGIGDIMMRFLPSYQAVEYMRMGIEPAIACQKTIKRIQKYYPQIFGALICANRTGGYGAACSKSPELVQFHFMVYNPSKVSEEIVDCI
- the LOC122557309 gene encoding N(4)-(Beta-N-acetylglucosaminyl)-L-asparaginase-like isoform X1 — translated: MGSPGYVPLILALSASCFLADSQFPLAVTTWPYHSAVQTAWNTLQSGGSALDAVEDGCSRCEIDQCRGTVGYGGNPDEHGETTLDAMIMNGDTMEAGGVGQLRRIKSAIRLARAVMEHTSHSLLVGESASEFAQNMGFPSEDLTTNKSLSMHADWLNQRCQPNFWKNVVPYAETSCGPYKPMKTPLSKQNRIPAQLGNIHNHDTIGMVVIDKTGSVAAGTSTNGLSHKIPGRVGDSPIVGAGAYADSTAGAAAATGIGDIMMRFLPSYQAVEYMRMGIEPAIACQKTIKRIQKYYPQIFGALICANRTGGYGAACSKSPELVQFHFMVYNPSKVSEEIVDCI